The Mucilaginibacter mallensis genome has a segment encoding these proteins:
- a CDS encoding PhoH family protein produces the protein MNELKLSIENINPAVLWGPNNDHFEIIRKQYPKLKIVARGNEVKILGDEHEITTFHERFEHLLQHVEKYESLNITDLERILGTKASASSPADPAADKFASGEVIVFGPNGVMVKARTANQRKMVDCINKSDILFAIGPAGTGKTYTAVALAVRALKNKEIKRIILTRPAVEAGENLGFLPGDLKEKIDPYLRPLYDALDDMIPAEKLKLYLENRTIEIAPLAFMRGRTLDNCFVILDEAQNATDMQLKMFLTRMGPSAKFIVTGDVTQIDLPKKQQSGLHTALRILTDIKGIDIVYLSGEDVVRHKLVRKILAAYGDIQ, from the coding sequence TTGAACGAACTTAAATTATCAATTGAAAACATCAACCCCGCAGTATTATGGGGACCGAATAATGATCATTTTGAGATCATTAGAAAGCAGTATCCAAAGCTAAAAATTGTAGCCCGCGGCAACGAGGTAAAGATATTAGGGGATGAGCATGAAATAACTACGTTTCATGAAAGATTTGAGCACCTGCTGCAGCATGTGGAGAAATATGAATCACTTAACATCACTGACCTTGAGCGTATTTTAGGTACAAAAGCATCAGCATCTTCACCAGCAGATCCGGCAGCGGATAAGTTTGCCAGTGGCGAAGTTATTGTGTTTGGCCCTAATGGTGTTATGGTAAAGGCACGTACAGCCAACCAACGTAAAATGGTTGATTGTATTAACAAAAGCGATATACTTTTTGCCATTGGCCCGGCAGGTACAGGTAAAACCTATACCGCGGTTGCACTGGCAGTAAGGGCTTTAAAAAATAAGGAGATAAAGCGCATAATCCTTACCAGGCCGGCAGTTGAAGCAGGGGAGAACCTCGGCTTTTTACCCGGCGACCTTAAGGAAAAAATAGATCCGTACCTACGCCCGTTATATGATGCGCTTGATGATATGATACCTGCAGAAAAGCTAAAGCTTTACCTGGAGAACCGTACTATTGAGATAGCACCACTGGCATTTATGCGCGGCCGTACACTGGATAACTGCTTTGTTATTTTGGATGAGGCACAGAATGCTACTGATATGCAGTTAAAGATGTTTTTAACACGTATGGGCCCATCAGCCAAATTTATTGTTACAGGTGACGTTACACAGATAGATTTACCTAAAAAACAACAATCTGGCTTACATACCGCTTTGCGTATTTTGACCGATATTAAAGGTATTGACATAGTTTACTTAAGCGGCGAAGACGTAGTAAGGCACAAACTGGTAAGGAAGATATTAGCAGCTTACGGAGATATACAATAA
- a CDS encoding SAM hydrolase/SAM-dependent halogenase family protein, whose protein sequence is MAIITLTTDLGDKDIYQAALKGSILKLLPTVNIVDITNSVSAFNIQQAAFILKNSFYYFPDATVHLIGIDTVFSTSTRYLAIKYKNHYFVGADNGIFSLMFNTEPDEVVEITIMQDLKFLHFPLADIFVKAACHLAKGGKLSEIGIPTSDIEKKMNLQPVVDKNQIKGSVIYIDSFQNVITNITKEFFNNVQRGRRFILYFKRNETINHLSWHYNEVPEGEKLCLFGISDHLEIAINKGNASGLLGLNLGDSVILDFE, encoded by the coding sequence ATGGCAATAATAACATTAACTACAGATTTGGGCGATAAAGATATTTATCAGGCTGCACTCAAAGGCAGCATCCTGAAATTGTTGCCAACCGTAAATATTGTTGATATTACCAATAGCGTTTCGGCCTTCAATATACAGCAAGCAGCGTTCATTTTAAAGAATAGTTTTTATTATTTTCCGGATGCTACGGTGCACTTAATTGGTATTGATACAGTCTTCAGCACATCAACCCGGTACCTGGCTATAAAGTATAAAAATCACTATTTTGTTGGTGCCGATAATGGCATATTCTCCCTGATGTTTAATACCGAGCCTGATGAGGTGGTGGAAATAACTATTATGCAGGATCTTAAATTTTTGCACTTCCCGCTGGCCGATATTTTTGTTAAGGCTGCCTGCCACCTGGCAAAAGGTGGTAAGCTGAGCGAAATAGGGATACCTACCAGCGATATTGAAAAGAAAATGAACCTCCAGCCAGTGGTTGATAAAAACCAGATAAAGGGCTCTGTGATCTATATCGACTCGTTCCAAAACGTGATAACCAATATAACCAAGGAATTTTTTAACAATGTACAGCGCGGACGCCGTTTTATTTTGTACTTTAAACGCAATGAAACCATTAACCATTTAAGCTGGCATTATAACGAAGTACCCGAAGGCGAAAAACTATGCTTATTTGGCATAAGTGACCATTTGGAGATCGCCATAAATAAAGGAAATGCAAGCGGCCTGTTAGGGCTAAACCTTGGCGATAGCGTTATACTCGATTTTGAATAA
- a CDS encoding MBL fold metallo-hydrolase — MKLTIHGAARQVTGSMHLLQVDKYKILVDCGLDYEKDHNIQMNEDFPFDPVEIDLVILTHAHIDHSGNLPTLVRLGFEGQILCTPPTADLTELLLMDSVSIFMRKAQKKGKRGKSKFNSGGQPLYLQKHVMDTVERFVTIGFNRPFRVNGDIELTFIPVGHLLGAAAAVLKINDNGTEKSIAFTGDIGRKNYPVLNDPESLPQVDYLVTESTYGGRFHSKGKSVEETLVEVIEKACIKEQGRMIIPAFSIGRTQSLVFALNKIFSSGLLPPVKVFVDSPMASMATGIYRKYHNLVNQEAQDFYKNQGDEFEFDNLTYVETLKDSRQVSNYFEPCIIISSAGMLEGGRIQDHLFYNIQNYYCTILFIGYCAKGTLGHRLLRGDSIVHIKDRDLAVYATIKQTDVLSAHGDHEDLTNVVHQQDKTKNKSVFLVHGETESMQALADSLEFDEYKVVIPEKGISYEL, encoded by the coding sequence ATGAAATTAACCATACACGGGGCTGCCCGACAGGTTACAGGCAGCATGCATTTGCTGCAGGTTGACAAATATAAAATACTGGTGGATTGCGGGCTTGATTACGAAAAAGACCACAACATACAAATGAATGAGGATTTTCCATTCGATCCTGTTGAGATTGACCTGGTGATACTTACCCACGCTCATATTGACCATTCAGGCAATTTGCCTACGCTTGTACGCTTAGGTTTTGAGGGCCAAATATTGTGCACCCCTCCTACGGCTGATCTTACCGAGCTCTTATTGATGGATTCTGTTAGTATTTTTATGCGTAAGGCGCAGAAAAAAGGGAAGCGCGGGAAAAGCAAATTCAATAGTGGTGGCCAGCCTTTATACCTGCAAAAACATGTGATGGATACGGTGGAGCGTTTTGTTACCATTGGCTTTAACAGGCCGTTCAGGGTGAATGGCGATATTGAACTTACTTTTATACCAGTTGGGCATTTGTTAGGCGCAGCGGCTGCAGTACTCAAGATAAATGATAACGGCACTGAAAAAAGCATAGCATTTACAGGCGATATAGGCCGTAAAAACTATCCTGTTTTAAATGATCCGGAAAGCTTACCACAGGTTGATTACCTGGTAACAGAATCAACCTACGGTGGCCGGTTTCATTCCAAAGGAAAATCTGTTGAGGAAACTTTGGTTGAGGTTATAGAAAAGGCTTGTATAAAAGAACAGGGCCGCATGATCATCCCTGCATTCAGCATTGGGCGTACACAGTCGCTGGTTTTTGCGCTTAATAAGATATTCAGCAGCGGCTTACTGCCACCTGTTAAAGTATTTGTTGATAGTCCGATGGCCTCAATGGCTACGGGTATTTACCGCAAATACCATAACCTGGTGAACCAGGAAGCACAGGATTTCTATAAAAATCAGGGTGATGAGTTTGAGTTTGATAACTTAACTTATGTTGAGACCCTGAAGGATAGCCGCCAGGTTTCCAATTATTTTGAGCCTTGTATTATCATATCATCAGCAGGAATGCTGGAGGGCGGCCGTATACAGGATCACCTGTTCTATAACATCCAGAATTATTATTGCACCATTCTTTTTATTGGCTATTGCGCCAAAGGGACGTTAGGTCATCGTTTATTACGTGGCGATTCTATCGTGCACATTAAAGACCGCGACCTTGCGGTTTATGCCACTATTAAACAAACCGATGTATTGAGCGCCCACGGTGATCATGAAGATCTGACGAATGTTGTTCATCAACAGGATAAAACAAAAAACAAAAGCGTTTTCCTGGTGCATGGTGAAACCGAAAGCATGCAGGCTTTAGCTGATAGTTTGGAGTTTGATGAGTATAAGGTAGTGATACCGGAAAAGGGAATTAGCTACGAATTGTAA
- a CDS encoding D-2-hydroxyacid dehydrogenase, whose translation MIRILANDGIDPIGKQMLEDAGFEVDTNNIPQDELPEKLKAYDAITVRSATKVRKALIDATPNLKLIGRGGVGVDNIDVEYAKEKGIGVYNTPASSSLSVAELVFAQLFGGVRFLADSNRKMPVEGNTKFNDLKKAYAKGVELRGKTLGIVGFGRIGREVAKIAIGVGMDVLAYDLYPFNPELALVLGGGTVVNVTIESASLEKIIKTADFITLHTPFVDKALIGAEELAQMKKGVGLVNISRGGLIDELALIEALDSGKVSFAALDVFDNEPTPREEILKHPKISLTPHIGAATNEAQERIGVELASLIIEHFNK comes from the coding sequence ATGATAAGAATATTAGCTAATGATGGTATCGATCCGATAGGGAAACAAATGCTGGAAGATGCCGGTTTTGAAGTAGATACAAATAACATACCTCAGGATGAATTACCTGAGAAACTAAAGGCTTACGATGCAATAACTGTACGAAGTGCAACTAAAGTACGTAAAGCTTTAATTGATGCCACCCCAAACCTTAAGCTGATTGGCAGGGGCGGAGTAGGTGTTGATAATATAGATGTTGAATATGCTAAGGAAAAAGGCATAGGCGTGTATAACACACCAGCTTCATCTTCATTATCAGTTGCCGAACTGGTTTTCGCGCAACTATTTGGTGGCGTTCGCTTTTTAGCAGATAGTAATCGCAAAATGCCTGTTGAAGGAAACACTAAATTCAATGATCTTAAAAAAGCTTATGCAAAAGGTGTTGAATTACGTGGTAAAACTTTAGGCATTGTAGGTTTTGGTCGTATCGGTCGCGAAGTGGCTAAAATAGCTATTGGCGTTGGTATGGATGTTTTGGCTTATGATCTTTACCCGTTCAACCCTGAACTGGCATTGGTTTTAGGCGGCGGCACCGTAGTAAATGTTACTATTGAATCAGCTTCATTGGAGAAGATCATCAAAACAGCAGATTTTATTACCCTGCATACACCATTTGTTGACAAAGCCCTTATAGGCGCTGAAGAGCTGGCTCAGATGAAAAAAGGCGTAGGCCTGGTAAATATATCACGTGGTGGCTTAATTGACGAGCTGGCGCTGATTGAAGCCTTAGATAGCGGCAAAGTATCATTCGCGGCACTGGATGTATTTGATAACGAACCTACACCACGCGAAGAGATTTTGAAACATCCTAAAATTTCCTTAACCCCTCACATCGGCGCAGCCACTAATGAGGCACAAGAAAGAATAGGTGTGGAGCTGGCTAGTTTGATAATCGAGCACTTTAATAAGTAA
- the serC gene encoding 3-phosphoserine/phosphohydroxythreonine transaminase produces the protein MKHNFGAGPGILPHEVLKQAAAAVVDFNGIGLSILEISHRSPEFEAVLDEAVKLVKELFSVPEGYSVLFLQGGASTQFAMVPYNLLPEGGKAAYLESGVWANKAIKEVKYFGEAQVVATAKEANFTYIPKDFEIPADAAYFHITSNNTIYGTQLHKFFPSPVPVVCDMSSDIFSRKVNVADFGLIYAGAQKNMGPAGVTLVIVKDEILGKSGRKIPSMFNYQTQIEGGSMYNTPPVFAIYVSMLTLNWLKSKGGVEAIEKENEAKAKVLYDEIDRNPLFKGVCVPEDRSIMNVCFVTENPELEKPFLKLCDEKGIVGIKGHRSAGGFRASIYNALPITSVYVLIDAMREFAENNK, from the coding sequence ATGAAACATAATTTTGGTGCCGGACCCGGCATTTTACCTCATGAGGTTTTGAAACAGGCTGCAGCAGCAGTGGTAGATTTTAATGGTATAGGACTTTCTATATTAGAGATCTCACACCGCTCGCCTGAGTTTGAAGCTGTTTTGGACGAAGCTGTAAAATTAGTTAAAGAGCTATTCAGCGTTCCGGAAGGTTATTCAGTATTGTTTTTACAAGGAGGTGCAAGCACACAGTTTGCTATGGTACCTTATAATTTATTACCAGAGGGCGGAAAAGCCGCTTATCTTGAATCGGGTGTATGGGCAAATAAAGCAATAAAGGAAGTTAAATATTTTGGTGAGGCACAAGTTGTTGCTACAGCAAAAGAAGCTAACTTCACTTATATCCCTAAGGATTTTGAAATTCCTGCCGATGCAGCTTACTTCCACATTACATCAAACAATACCATTTACGGTACACAACTGCATAAGTTCTTCCCGTCACCGGTACCTGTTGTTTGTGATATGTCATCAGATATATTCAGCCGTAAAGTAAATGTTGCCGATTTTGGTTTGATCTACGCCGGTGCTCAAAAAAATATGGGACCTGCAGGTGTTACATTGGTAATTGTTAAGGATGAAATATTAGGTAAATCAGGGCGTAAAATACCTTCAATGTTTAACTATCAAACACAGATAGAAGGCGGTTCAATGTACAATACGCCTCCGGTATTTGCTATATATGTTTCAATGCTCACACTTAACTGGCTTAAATCAAAAGGTGGCGTTGAAGCTATTGAAAAAGAGAATGAAGCCAAAGCAAAGGTATTGTATGATGAAATAGACCGTAACCCATTATTTAAAGGTGTATGTGTTCCTGAAGATCGTTCAATCATGAACGTTTGTTTCGTAACTGAAAATCCTGAGCTTGAAAAACCATTCCTTAAACTATGTGATGAAAAGGGAATAGTTGGCATAAAAGGACACAGAAGCGCAGGCGGTTTCAGAGCATCAATATACAACGCATTGCCTATCACCAGCGTTTATGTGCTGATTGATGCCATGCGCGAATTTGCAGAGAATAATAAATAA
- the rpe gene encoding ribulose-phosphate 3-epimerase: MNHLVAPSILAADFANLQRDIELINNSEADLIHVDVMDGMFVPNISLGLPVVKAVYKHAKKPLDVHLMIVQPERYLKDFKEAGAASITVHYEACPNLHRTVQVIKELGCKACVAINPHTTVALLEDIILDLDMVLIMSVNPGFGGQKFIDNTYKKLADIKALKRRYNPELLIEVDGGVDETNIAKLIDAGANVFVAGNAVFASADPSATIASLKHPGILSRS, encoded by the coding sequence ATGAATCATCTAGTCGCACCATCTATTTTAGCTGCCGATTTTGCTAATCTGCAACGCGATATTGAACTTATTAATAACAGCGAGGCCGATCTGATCCACGTTGATGTGATGGACGGGATGTTTGTACCTAATATTTCATTAGGATTGCCTGTTGTTAAGGCTGTTTATAAGCATGCTAAAAAGCCTTTGGATGTTCATTTAATGATTGTACAGCCCGAGCGCTATTTAAAGGATTTTAAAGAGGCTGGCGCAGCCAGCATTACCGTGCATTACGAAGCTTGCCCAAATCTGCACCGCACCGTACAGGTGATAAAGGAATTGGGCTGTAAAGCTTGTGTTGCTATTAATCCGCATACAACTGTAGCTTTATTGGAAGATATTATCCTTGATCTGGATATGGTGCTCATTATGTCAGTAAATCCAGGCTTTGGCGGACAAAAATTCATTGATAATACTTACAAAAAATTAGCTGACATTAAAGCACTGAAAAGACGCTATAATCCGGAGCTGCTGATTGAAGTGGATGGTGGTGTTGATGAAACCAATATTGCCAAGCTTATTGATGCAGGTGCTAATGTATTTGTAGCAGGTAATGCCGTATTTGCATCGGCTGATCCATCGGCCACCATAGCCAGCTTAAAGCATCCCGGTATCTTATCGCGATCGTAA
- the pnp gene encoding polyribonucleotide nucleotidyltransferase: MNVIKKVIDLGDGRTIEIETGKLAKQADGSVVIKMGDTMLLATVVSSPDAKEGVDFLPLSVDYQEKYAATGRIPGGFLRREARLSDYEVLISRLVDRALRPMFPEDYHADTQVMITLISADKDIMPDCLAGLAASAALSVSDIPFNGPISEVRVAKVDGKLVINPTLTQLQTATLEFIVAGSEFDINMVEGESAEIQEAELVEAIKFAHEAIKIQCFIQKELTIAVGKTEKRVYSHEHSNDELEKAIYAATYDKVYAIAAEASGKDERGAKFKAVRDEYIATLGEIDDITKFLAKKYYHDVEYDAIRNLVLDEGKRLDGRTTTQIRPIWSEVGYLPSAHGSAVFTRGETQSLTTVTLGAKDDEQMIDGAFINGYQKFLLHYNFPGFSTGEVRPNRGAGRREIGHGNLAMRSLKRVLPAEDANPYTIRIVSDILESNGSSSMATVCAGTLALMDAGVKITNPVSGIAMGLITNEMGTKYAILSDILGDEDHLGDMDFKVTGTKNGIVAVQMDLKINGLSYEVLTNALNQAKEGRLHILGEMAKTITEPREDYKPHAPRIITIRIDKEYIGAVIGPGGKIIQEMQRETGATISIEEVGNQGVVQIFADNKEAIDKAVARIKAIASKPEIGEIYEGKVKSIMPFGAFVEIMPGKDGLLHISEIDHRRIETMDGIFQIGDEVRVKLLDIDKQGKFKLSRKALLPRPEPAK, encoded by the coding sequence ATGAATGTAATTAAAAAAGTAATCGATTTAGGTGACGGCCGCACCATCGAGATCGAAACAGGTAAACTAGCCAAACAAGCTGATGGATCAGTAGTAATAAAAATGGGTGATACCATGTTATTAGCTACCGTAGTTTCATCGCCTGACGCAAAGGAAGGAGTTGATTTTTTACCTCTTTCTGTTGATTATCAAGAAAAATACGCTGCCACTGGTCGTATTCCAGGTGGCTTTTTACGCCGTGAGGCACGTTTATCAGACTATGAGGTTTTAATCTCCCGTTTAGTTGACCGTGCATTACGCCCAATGTTCCCTGAAGATTATCATGCTGATACACAAGTAATGATAACCTTAATATCAGCTGATAAGGATATTATGCCTGATTGTTTAGCCGGCTTAGCCGCCTCAGCAGCATTATCAGTTTCTGATATCCCTTTCAACGGCCCTATATCCGAAGTTCGTGTAGCTAAAGTTGACGGTAAATTAGTTATCAACCCAACTTTAACCCAATTGCAAACTGCAACTTTAGAATTTATTGTTGCGGGTAGCGAGTTTGACATCAACATGGTTGAAGGTGAAAGTGCTGAGATACAGGAAGCTGAATTAGTTGAAGCAATTAAATTTGCGCACGAAGCTATAAAGATACAATGCTTTATACAAAAAGAGCTGACTATTGCAGTTGGAAAAACTGAAAAACGCGTTTACAGCCACGAGCACAGCAACGATGAGTTAGAGAAAGCTATCTATGCTGCTACTTATGATAAAGTTTACGCCATTGCTGCTGAGGCATCTGGTAAAGACGAGCGTGGTGCTAAATTTAAAGCAGTACGTGACGAATACATCGCTACCTTAGGCGAAATTGATGATATCACTAAATTCTTAGCTAAAAAATATTACCACGATGTGGAGTATGATGCTATCCGTAACCTGGTATTAGACGAAGGCAAACGTTTAGACGGTCGTACCACTACCCAGATTCGCCCGATATGGAGCGAAGTTGGTTATTTACCATCTGCGCACGGTTCTGCTGTATTCACCCGTGGCGAAACACAATCATTAACTACCGTTACCTTAGGTGCTAAGGATGATGAGCAAATGATTGATGGCGCGTTCATCAACGGTTATCAAAAATTCTTATTACACTATAATTTCCCTGGTTTCTCAACCGGTGAGGTTCGCCCTAACAGGGGAGCTGGTCGTCGCGAGATTGGTCACGGTAACTTAGCTATGCGTTCATTAAAACGTGTATTACCTGCCGAAGACGCAAATCCATACACTATCCGTATAGTATCTGATATTTTAGAATCAAACGGTTCGTCATCAATGGCTACGGTTTGTGCCGGTACATTAGCTTTGATGGATGCAGGTGTGAAAATTACCAACCCGGTATCAGGTATCGCGATGGGATTGATCACCAATGAAATGGGTACTAAATATGCTATCCTTTCTGATATTTTGGGTGATGAAGATCACTTAGGTGATATGGACTTTAAGGTAACCGGTACTAAAAATGGTATTGTTGCTGTTCAGATGGACCTGAAAATTAATGGTTTATCATACGAAGTATTAACAAATGCTTTAAATCAGGCTAAAGAAGGCCGCTTACATATCCTTGGTGAAATGGCTAAAACCATTACTGAGCCTCGTGAAGATTACAAACCACATGCACCACGTATTATCACTATCCGTATTGATAAGGAATACATTGGCGCGGTAATTGGCCCGGGAGGAAAGATCATCCAGGAAATGCAACGTGAAACTGGTGCCACTATCTCAATTGAAGAAGTTGGCAACCAGGGTGTAGTTCAAATTTTTGCTGATAACAAGGAAGCAATTGATAAAGCTGTAGCGCGTATTAAAGCCATCGCTTCAAAACCTGAAATTGGCGAAATATACGAAGGTAAAGTAAAATCAATTATGCCTTTCGGCGCATTTGTTGAAATTATGCCGGGTAAAGATGGTTTATTACACATCTCTGAAATTGATCACCGCAGGATAGAAACTATGGATGGTATATTCCAGATTGGTGATGAAGTTCGCGTTAAATTGCTTGATATTGACAAGCAAGGTAAATTCAAACTTTCAAGAAAAGCATTATTGCCAAGGCCTGAACCGGCTAAGTAA
- the rpsO gene encoding 30S ribosomal protein S15 has product MYLSKEWKSEIFEQHGKAVTDTGSTEGQVALFTNRIAHLTGHLKKNKHDFSTQLSLQKLVGKRRGLLAYLYKKDINRYRAIIKALALRDIIK; this is encoded by the coding sequence ATGTATTTAAGTAAAGAATGGAAATCAGAGATTTTCGAACAACACGGTAAAGCTGTTACCGACACAGGATCTACCGAAGGACAGGTAGCTTTATTTACAAACCGTATTGCTCATTTAACCGGTCACTTAAAGAAAAACAAACACGATTTTTCTACCCAGTTATCGCTTCAAAAATTAGTAGGTAAACGCCGCGGATTGCTGGCTTACCTATACAAAAAAGATATCAACAGGTATCGTGCTATTATCAAAGCATTGGCATTAAGAGATATCATTAAATAA
- a CDS encoding acyl-CoA thioesterase, whose amino-acid sequence MYTTYESELRVRPDDIDMFNHVHNSKYFDYVLAARYDQMERCYGLSMESFIERGFGWLVRSVYMDYKRALKMSDYFLVRTGIKTIDAKKCKVHFEIINKVTGKICCDGWFDFVLIDLKTGKGVLIPQDVIEHYLN is encoded by the coding sequence ATGTATACTACTTACGAATCCGAACTCCGTGTACGCCCCGACGACATTGATATGTTTAACCATGTGCATAACAGTAAGTACTTTGATTATGTGCTGGCTGCGCGCTATGATCAGATGGAACGCTGCTATGGGTTAAGTATGGAGTCATTCATTGAACGTGGTTTTGGCTGGCTGGTACGCAGTGTGTATATGGATTACAAGCGGGCACTTAAAATGAGTGATTATTTTTTAGTGCGTACAGGTATTAAAACCATCGATGCAAAGAAATGCAAGGTTCATTTTGAGATCATCAACAAAGTAACCGGGAAAATTTGCTGCGATGGCTGGTTTGATTTTGTATTGATCGACCTTAAAACAGGCAAAGGCGTACTTATACCACAAGATGTTATTGAGCATTATTTAAATTAA
- a CDS encoding exosortase/archaeosortase family protein, with protein sequence MVIDTYTSKWKKVPVAVRQFILRALAILISWKILYLVFLLPTRVLDRPLSHSVANGTSWLLNKYTNSTAYYAKSEIGTVITDNGPVVSPLEDVYFNQRNVISIEDPCNALELFVLYAGFIVCMPASLWRKIIFITGGILLIHITNVIRCAVVAYTIIYNPKYADFAHHYVFTFIVYALIIALWLIFSKKLKIAHAETEQ encoded by the coding sequence ATGGTTATTGACACATATACAAGTAAGTGGAAAAAAGTTCCGGTAGCTGTAAGGCAGTTTATATTACGCGCCCTCGCAATTTTAATTAGCTGGAAAATATTATACCTGGTTTTCTTATTGCCTACACGGGTATTGGATAGGCCACTCAGCCATTCAGTTGCAAATGGTACTTCCTGGCTGTTAAATAAGTATACTAACTCAACTGCTTACTATGCTAAATCTGAAATCGGTACCGTTATTACGGATAACGGGCCAGTTGTCAGTCCGCTGGAGGATGTTTACTTTAATCAGCGGAATGTTATTTCAATTGAAGACCCTTGCAACGCGTTGGAGCTATTTGTGCTCTATGCCGGGTTTATTGTATGCATGCCAGCATCATTATGGCGAAAAATAATATTTATTACAGGTGGTATTTTACTTATCCATATTACAAATGTTATCAGATGTGCTGTGGTGGCCTATACCATTATATATAACCCCAAGTATGCCGACTTTGCGCACCACTATGTTTTCACATTTATAGTTTACGCCCTTATTATTGCACTGTGGCTAATT